DNA from Actinomycetota bacterium:
CGCGGCTGGAGTCGACCGTGAACGAGGGGGTCTTCTCCTGGTGGAAGGGGCAGAGGCCCTTCATGCGGGTGCCGCCGCCGGGGCGGAGGGTCACGTACTCGCCGACCAGGGCGACGACGTCGGTCGCCTCGCGGAGCTCGGCGATCGACTCGTCACGGATGCGGCCGGCCACGGCGGACTTCACCTCGACGCATGACGGAAGGACCTACGCTGCCCAAGGGGAAGGACCCGTCGGGTCACCCGGGCATTGTACGCACGACCCCCGACGGTGGCTCAGCGGTCGCGGCGGCGGGCGGAGGACACCCCCGCCGCCCCGGGCGAAGAACCCCTAGGCCGCCTCGGGGGCGAACGCCGCCTTCCAGGCGGCCAGGGCGTAGCGGTCGGTCATGCCGGCGATGGCGTCGACGGCCTGCTGGGCGACCGGGTCGGTGGCCAGGCTGGCCCCCATGGGCATGGTGTCGGGGTGCTCCAGGTAGTGGCCGTAGAGGTCGGTGAGCAGGCGGGTCGCCCGCTCGGTCTGGCGCTCGGCCTCGGGGCGCAGGTAGACGTGCTCGAACATGAACGAGCGCATG
Protein-coding regions in this window:
- a CDS encoding deoxyguanosinetriphosphate triphosphohydrolase produces the protein EQPADMIGVLVEDVIRHSRGEPRVVQGDACAEAMSVMRSFMFEHVYLRPEAERQTERATRLLTDLYGHYLEHPDTMPMGASLATDPVAQQAVDAIAGMTDRYALAAWKAAFAPEAA